The DNA region TTGATTGCCAGTCTCATCGCCTCCGCCTATCGATTGTGGATCGGCGGGATCGGCACCCTCCCCGGTATTTGTTCGATTGCCGGGGCAGCCCTGCTTGGATTCGCCGCTTATCGACTGTGGCAGGATCAGGAGTATTACCGAAATCCTGTTTTATTATATGGCTTTGGTCTGGTGGTCACGCTGGTAATGCTGGTTTGCCAGCTGCTTTTACCCTTTGATATGGCTTTGGAAATCCTCGGAGATATATGGTCTCCCGTCCTGCTGTTTTACCCGCTTGGCACCGTTCTGCTGGGAATACTGATCGCAGACCATGAGCACAGAATGCGAACTCATCGGTCCATTAGGGAAAATGAAAAGCGTTATCGCAGTTTGTTCGAAAATAATCATGTGGCGACCTGGTTGCTGGATCCGGAGACGGGTGATATTGTTGACGCTAACCAGGCGGCAGCAAATTTTTACGGATGGTCCCGGGACCAGCTCCGAACCATGAACGTTGCGGAGGACATCAATGTGCAGGCCCCGGAGGCAGTAAAAAATCATATACGCCAATCATGGCAACGCGAGGATCACTATTACGAATTTCAGCATCAGATAGCTGACGGTTCATTAGTTGACGTGGCGATTTACACCGGATTCATTAATCTGGGCGGGAAAGATCTCTTGTTTTCACACATCTTTGATATTACCGAAAGTAAAGGGGTGCAACAGGAACTCCGGGAAAGCGAAGAGAAGTTCCGGGTGGCCTTTCAAACAAGTCCGGATGCGGTGAATCTTAACCGGTTGTCCGATGGTTTTTATATCGACATCAATGAAGGGTTTACCAGAAGCACCGGGTATACCAGAGAAGATACCCTGGGAAAGACCTCCCTGGAATTAAATATATGGAACAATCCCAGTGACAGGGAGCGGTTGGTTGCCGGATTGCAACAGAATGGAGTGGTTAACAATCTGGAAGCCGAATTTGTAACCAAAGATGGCGATGTCCGGATCGGGTTAATGTCTGCGCGGATTATGGAACTCCATGGTGAATCAGTAATTATGTCCGTGACCCGGGATATCACCGAACGAAAACGGGCAGAGCGCGCACTCCGAAAAAGTGAAGAACGGTACACCCGTATCGCTAACACCATCCCCGGTGTCCTGTACGATTATAAACGCTGGCCCGATGGCCGCACTAAATTTTTGTATATCAGCCCACAGTGTGAAGAGATCTTTGAATATCCGGCAGTGGAGATAATGGAAGACGCGAACATTCTCTGGAATATGGTGCACCCGAAAGATATTGGACGGTTGCAGGAAGAGGATCGACTGGCCAATGAAACGGGCCAGATGTTCCAGTCGGAAGTCCGGATCCGGCCGCCGTCCGGGAAAGAAAAGTGGATTCAGCTGACTTCGCGTCCCAGTCCGCATAAGCCTGACACGCCGGAAATATGGAGCGGGGTTATCCTTGATATTACCGACCAGAAGGTCGCTGAAGAAGCGGTACGGGAGAGCGAACGCCGGTACAGCGCGTTGATGGAAACGGCACCAGACTTGATTATTTCCATCGACATGGAGGGGCGCATCAATTACGTAAATTCTCAGGTAGAGGCTGTGCTGGGGTATAAAGCTTCTATGGTAATCGGAAAGCAAATTACAGATTTTATGCAGCCGGAAGACGCGGCTATTACCCGGGAAGGTCTTCAAAGCAGACTCGATGGCGATACAGCTATCAAATCCTACGAGTTGTCGGTGTTCAATAAGGACGGAGAATCCAATCCGTTTGAAATCAGAACTGTACCGATTATCAAAGAAGGAGACCCCAGGGAAATAATGATTATCGCCCGGGATATTCGGGATCGGGAAAAGCTGGAGGCCCAGCTGCGGCAGGCGCAAAAGATGGATGCTATCGGCCGGCTTGCCGGAGGAATTGCCCACGATTTTAATAATAAACTGACCGTGATCCTCGGCCAGGTCGAGTTTGCCCTGACCCATGTCAATCAGGCGGACTCGTTGTATCAAAAATTGATCATGATAAAACAATCCGCGAAAGATTCAGCGGATTTAACACGCCAGCTCCTGGCCTTCGCGCGAAAGCAAAATACCATCCCGAAGATGCTGGATCTCAATGAAACGGTGTCCGGAATGCTATCAATGCTCCACCGCATTATCGGCGAAGACATTGACCTGGGATGGTATCCGGGCGCTAATCTCTGGCCGGTCCACCTTGATCCGGGGCAGATTGATCAAATTCTTGCCAATCTGCTTGTGAATGCCAGAGATGCCATCGAAGGGATAGGGAAAGTGACTATAGAGACCCAAAACGCTTCGTTCACTCCGGAGTATTGCGAAGAGGCTCCGGGGTTTTCTCCGGGAGATTACGTCATGTTGGCGGTGAGCGATACCGGTCATGGCATGGGTAAAGCTACGGTTAAACAGATCTTTGAACCGTTTTTTACTACAAAACCCCAGGGAAAAGGGACCGGGTTGGGCCTGTCGACGGTGTACGGTATTATCAAACAGAACGATGGCTTTATTAACGTATACAGCGAACCAGGCGAAGGCACCACCTTTAAAATCTACTTTACCCGCTATGAGGGCAAACAGGAAGTTGAATCGGAGCAAAAACCAGAAGGCTCCGTTCAGCGGGGAAACGAAACCATCCTGTTGGTTGAAGACGATCCTGCAATTTTAAAACTTGGGACAGTTATGCTGAACGAGTTAGGGTATGAGGTGATCCCGGCAAATTCCGGAGAAGAAGCGTTACTGAAAGCCAGGGATTTTCAGAGCAGAATACACCTGTTGCTGACGGATGTTATTATGCCGGAAATGAATGGCCGGGACCTGGCTGACCAGCTACAATCGTCTTATCCGGCAATGAAAATCTTGTTCATGTCCGGATACACCGCCGATATCATAGCCCACAAAGGTGTAATGGAAGAAGGGGTCCACTTTTTACAAAAACCGTTTATGCACGATACACTGGCACAGAAAGTCCGGGAGATCCTGGATGGGTGAAAAATTTATCCCGCCATCCAGAAAACCACGTGTGTGAACCCGTGGATGAATGGTTTTCTGGGCGGGATTCCGCCCAGACTCCGCCGAAAGGCGGAGTCAAAGCAGGAACCCCGGCTGCAAAGCCGGGGGGCTGCATTTTGGTTGGATCGCGTCACAGTGAATGGTCAAAATCCTACAGACGGTAGCGTCAATAATTCTATATGTCCATAGTACATCAATTGGTGAAATCGTTCAATAATCGCTTGACAATGGAATGGTAAGCCCCTAATTAAAGTCAGAACAGATCATTTGTGTCTCGGTAACATCGCTTTTTCCAAACAACTCTGTTTGAGAAGTGTTCGATAACTCCAGCCGCTCTCTATTCTGTCTATACACATGTTTCCTTATCGATTCAATGCAATGATCATAATTGTCAGTTTAAATCCCGGAACATCACATGGAATATCTTACAACGCTCCTTGAGCCTGTTTTTGACTTGCAGGCGGATTCAATCCTTCGTCAGATCTCAATACTTCTGAATTCCCATTTACGACGGGAACCATCGGAAGATGAAATCGGAGACCATTTTTCACTAGAACAGATTTCCCGACGGGAATGGAAAGGCATATGGGATGAAAATCCAATTTTTAAATTGAAAGCAACGAACGCACCATTTGCCAAATCCCACTATTTTAATCTGGAACTCATTCCGCTGAGAAAATCCTGAGTTCCGCTGCTGCTTGTTGAACGCAGATCTTTTGTCAGAATTTTTGAAGAATAAGAAGAGATAAGCTTCCGACAGTCTTCTGGTATAACGTGCCGAAGCAATAGTTGCCGACAGGATTCCTTGTGAGGGTTTCTATATTTTTATCCGCTAATCCGGTTTATCCTGTTTATCCTGTCCATTGGTTTTGTTGGTTAGGCTATTGGAAAAACCTATTTGACGGGGTTTGCACAATATCCAGAATTTTAAAAAAAGGATCCCGGCAGGTTCTCTCCCGGCTTTTCCTATTCAAATCAGGCTATTTCTCCGTATCTGCCTCTTCACCCCCCGGTTAGTGATTCGAATATTTTTTTCCATGGCTGTGTGGGTAATCCTGGAAATGAGAAAGTCCAAAACGACGACATTTTCATCGGTAGATTCAGTGGTTACATCTACACTTTGTATCTCATTGGGGACCACACAGATTTGACGTAATTCCCTGTTCGGTGGAAAATTTAACACAATTAGTGACTATTCAGACAAATTAGGGCACTCTATACCAAAATAAACCAGGAAATAAAAAACTCTATAACCCTTACCCTTGTGGTGAAAAGCTTTTGGATGGTGCGCCAGTCCCCCTTCGTACAGGTTCTCTGCGGTACACAAATTTCGGAATGTGCGAATACAGGTGTGATATGAAAAGGCCCCATCCCGAAGGACAGGGCCTGCGTTGTACCCTCAATAAAGATCAGGGAAAGGATTTCCTATGGTGTCTCAGATTCGATCACCGCTTGTATGGTATGCAGTACCTCCTGTAAATCGAACGGTTTCTTTAGGACTGCCTGAAATCCCTGGTCCTTCAGACTCCGATCTTTTTCGGCATCCACATACCCGGTAATGGCAATCAGAGGGAGGTCCGGATAATCCTCACGAATAGTTGCCGCCACCTGTTCTCCGCTCATATCCGGAAGGCCTAAATCAGTGATGAGGAGTGACACCGGGCTCTCCAGCGTCTCAAATCGTTCGATACCTTCCTGACCATTTTTGGCGGTGGTGACTGTATAACCAACGGATTCGAGTGTTTCCTGTAATAAAGCGCGCAATGGCGATTCATCTTCGATGAGATAAATCTGTTCACCATTGGCAGTATACTCCATAATCGGTTGTTCCGGTACTTCGGATTCCACAGTATCCTCAGTCATGGGCAAGCCGATCACAAAAGTGGTCCCTTTCCCCACGGCGCTCTCCACATCAATCCAACCATCGTGATTGGTAATGATCTTCTGCGCGACTGCCAATCCAAGGCCGGTGCCCTGCCCATGTTCCTTGGTAGTAAAAAAAGGCTCAAAGATCCGCTCCTGGGTCTTCCGGTCCATCCCGGCACCGGTATCAGTGACTTCAATACAGAGGTATGGGGAGTCTGTTTCTGGTTTGTGCGTTTGATACTCCTCCGGCGTCGCGTCCCGTATCCCGAGAGTCACCGTGCCCTGTTCCTCCATCGCATGAGCGGCGTTGATACACATATTGATCAGGACTTGCTGGAGTTGGGTCCGTTCGGCCAGCACCAAATCATTCGCAGCATATTTTTCCACCGTCACATCTACGGACGCAGGCAGGGTGTATTCTGCCATTTTCTGGATATCATAGAGCAACGCCTGCAATGCAACCGGCTCCACTTGCGGTGTCCCTGAACGGGTAAAGGTTAACAGGCGATCCGTCACTGTTTCGCCGCGGTCCATGGCTGTAAATGCCATATCAAAATAGTGGGCGATGTCACCCTCATCTATCTGGACCTGGATCATTTGTATCGCACCGCTGATGGTGGCCAGAACATTGTTAAAGTCATGGGCTATACCACCGGCAACCTGGCCCAGTGATTCCACTTTTTGTGATTGGATTAGTTGCTGTTCGAGCTTTTTCTGTTCGGTTATATCCTCCACGGTGCCCTCATAATAGAGCACATTACCCTGATCGTTTTTCACGGCATGAGCGTTTTCTTTGACAGTAATTTCGTGACCGTCCCGGTGTATCCAGGTTGATTGGAAGTTGCGCACCACACCGTGGTTCAAGATTGTATCAATGAACTCGTCGCGGGGATACTCCCGAAAATGGTCAAGCTCGGAGATAAACTGGCCCTCGAATTTATCTGGAACGTCGTACCCCAGCATATGGGCGAATTGCGGGTTAACCATCCGAATTTCTCCCGCTGGTGTTGTCCGATAAAATCCCTCTTCCATGTTTTCAACGATCCCCCGGAACAGGGCTTCGGACTTGCGCAACGCCTGCTGGGTTTCAATCAAATCCGTGATATCCTGGGCAACCCCGACCACCCGGTACACCTCGCCGTCTTCATTTTCGATGGGATAGGCCTGGTCGCGTACCCACCGGATCGAATTGTCTGGACGGATGATGCGATAGGTTTCATCAAATTCGCCTGTCTTTTGCAGGGGCAGTCGGTCTTGCACCCGCTCGCGGTCTTCCGGGTGGATATATAGCAGAAAGGCTGTGGCTTTTTCATATAATTCGTCAACCGGGCGATCCCACACTTCCTCATATCCCGGACTGATATAGAGCATTTTATTTTTGTCCGGATCTGTGATATAAAAGACCTCCTCTATGTTTTCGGCGATCTGGCGGAACCGGGCTTCACTCTCCTTTAATCGCGCCTCGGCCTGTTTTCGTTCTGTGATATCCCTGTACAACCAGAGGTTTTCATTTTGTCCGTCACCGAGAGAGATCGGGACGTAATCCCGTTCAAGGATCCGCCCGTCTGTCAGCCGGATTTCTTCACTGGTTACCCGTTCTTTCTTTTGTATGCGTTCCTGGATTCCGTGATAGAACTTTTCCGGCTCTTCAAAGAGATCATCTACTTCTCTGAACGCCTCACCGCCCTTCCTCCCGATTACAGCATCCGGACTTTCAAATCCCGTCAGGTTACAAAACTGTTGATTCACATGCGTTATCATGTGATCATCATCCTCGACAATCACCCCGCCCGGAACATTATTTATCAGGCTGGAGAACAGGTTCAGGTTTCTGCGTAACTGACTCTCCATCTCTTTCCGATCGGTGATATCATCAACAATGGAATAGATCGACAGGAGCTGTCCCTGATTATCATAGATGGCGGAATTATACCACTGACAGGTGATTACATCACTCGATTTCGTGTAGTTCCGGTTGGTTGAAATGTTGCGTGCGTTCTCTCCTGACAACAGTTTGTTCATGATCCGGTCGACTTCCGCAGCATCTTTTTCGTGAACAAATTGCCACTCTTCCGGGTTTTTACCCAGGACTTCGGCTTCATTCCACCCAAAGAAAGCTTCCGCCTGGCCTGTCCATTGCGCTACGCGGAATTCCGCATCCCATTCGATAATCGCGAGCGGAGAGTTTTCAATCTGCGCCTGTATTCTGTTTTTTGCCCTGCGCAGTGCCTCGACCTTGTTCTCGTTTTCCCGGAGGAGATCCACTAAACGTTGCCGCATCGCATTGAGTGATCGTCCAACCCGTGTAATTTCCGGAGGCCCCTCTATGTCGATCTGTGTCTCGAAATCCCCGAGTTCGATCCTGGAGGCTTTGTCCTCTAAATTCCGCAATGGTTGGATGATATTGCGGATATTGCGATACATGCTATACCCCAACCCGCCAATCAGTGATATAGAGAGTAAAATCAGAATCCATTGATTCCGTTGATGGAGATGCTGCACCTCCTGCCGGGCAGTTTGCGCTTCGGTAATCGCCAATGTTATGAGTTTCTGCGTTTCGATGCGTAAATGGCTGGAGATCCGGGAGACCAACTGCTCGCGTAAATTGTTTCCTTGAATCCTGGTGGAAGCCTTCGATTGCCTGTTTTGCTGTCGGATGACGCTATCCAACATCGTGAAGGTCGTCCCCAGGGAGCGGAACGTAGAACGAATAATATGAAGATCTAACAGGGAGTCCACGGGCTCCAGCTGTGCTTGGATATCCTGATACTGGGCCTGCCACTGCCGATAGGTTCGGGGTTCCTTATATGTGAGGTATTCTGCCGTGAGCAGATTCAGTTCCACGAGTTCATTGGCAAAGTCCGTGAGGGTTTCAGCTTCCTGAATTTCCTTGGAGATCTGCTGGTAAGAGAACAGATAGATCACCAACAGAACTACCACCGTACCAATCACTCCACCAGCGACGAAGGTCAGGCGGTTTTGAATAGTCATCGGATTATTGTAATCCCTTCCGGGTGAACGGATTCCATGGCGTTAAAATAGATGAATTTCGTAAAATCCGGTATGCTGTCATGCGGGACCTGACCGTCGTTCCGGAGAATCCACCGCGCCTGGTCTTCGAGTGTCGAGATTAACGGCTCACTGAGCGACAGTTGATAGTCCACAATATTCCAAATTCCCCGGATGACCGAGGTGTCCACACCCGTGTGATGTGCCAAAGTCCCCATGGCTGAATCCGGGTGTCGCTTGATGTACTGATTCGCCGATTGCAATGCCTCCAGATAGCGGATCAGCACCTCGGGATTCCTCTCGGCAAATGCCTGCGTCGTGGTCGCCAGCCACGCAATACGATAATTCAACACCGGATCCATCCGGAGCGCTTTCTGGCCGAGTTGTTTTTCTGTTTCGTATAAATACGGTTGCCAGGAGGCCATGGCATCAATGGATCCTGCAAGCAGAGAATCGGCTGACCGGTTGACATTGAGATCCACCAGTTCCATTTCTTCCCGGGTCAGGTTGTTTTCTAGCAGAAACGTATCAAACATATACTCAAGCGAGGTATTCATATCCATGCCAATCCGTTTTCCCGGGAGATCGGCAGGGCTGGTAATGCCGTGATCGGTGCGGGTGAGAATGCCCTGGAGATGGGTACTGTAGATTAAATCCGCAAAAATATAGATGGGAGGTGGGGACGTATTTGTGTACTTCGTGGGATTCAACGCGATATAGGCTATCGGCAGGTCGGCAACATGCGCAATATCGACTTCCTGCTGGAATAATAAGGTCAGAGCCTTAACGCCGGAGGGTTGCTTCACCAGATCAATTTGCAATCCCTGATCGGAGAAATACCCTTGCTCCAGTGCGACGTAGGTGGCCAAATCGCCCAGGTATGGATTGGTGCCCACCCGAACCTCCGTAGGTGGAGGCCGCTCCTGACACCCGAAGAGTCCCATCATGAGACTCAACAACAGCACGATGGGTTCCGTATATTTGAACGATCTCATCCCCACCCTCACTTCTTCTAAAGATTGTCAGAATAATACCGGTTCTCTTGGCAACATACAAATTAGGGGGTGTGATTTTCATCAAATATATTAAAATTGTTGAATTATTCAACGGTGCCGGCGTTTAAATGTACAACATACGAAAAATAGTCATTCTAATTTGAATAGGATATCTCCAGAAATGCATAGAATTTAAGGCTTCAGCGCGGGTTAATTCCCCGGATCTCTGTGGACAATATACGGACAAACTACTGCGGAATATGCGGTTTATGCGGGGGGCGGTCAGAAATGGCCACCCAAACAAAAAGCCCTGCATCCCTTGAAATACAAGGATTACAAGGCTTTCTAATGGTACGCCCGGCGTGACTCGAACACGCAACCTGCGGATTAGAAGTCCGCTGCTCTATCCAGTTGAGCTACGGGCGCATAAATGCGTTAGTTATCATCTGAAGCGGTCAAATATAAAAAGGGGAAGTGCCTTTGAGAAGCGGAAAGTCTGAAATACCCGGCCTTGGTTTGCGGGTTCAGGATTGTATCAATTGCCGTTATGCCGTAAATTCGTCCAACTATCTTTGATGTCAGGACGGGGGAAGTTAATGCGTTTAACGAACAGAATTAGTCTGATTGTCTGTCTCATCTGTCTTCCGATCACTATTCACTCTCAGAATACAGGAGCGGATACCGAAATGCTACGGGAAAGAATTAACCGGTTCGCAAAAACCCAAATCACCTACGATCACTCCTTGATGGATACGAATCAGCGGAAGGTTGTGGAAAATTTGTACCACGCTGCGGTCATTATGGATTCGTTGTTTCTGGATCAAGTGTACGAAGAAAATCCGGAGATAAAACGGGAGCTTCAGACACAAACCGGCGAAAAAGCGAATCTGCAGATGGAACTCTTTAATATCATGTTCGGACCGTTCGATCGGTTGGATGGCAATAAGCCGTTCTATGGGAATAATCAGAAACCGGCAGGTGCCAACTACTATCCCGGCGATATGACGCGGGAAGAGTTCAATCGCTGGATTGAGGAGCATCCGGAGGACGAAGAGGCGTTTGAGAGCGAGTATACGATGATCCGAAGACGGAACGGTGATTTGGTTGCGATACCGTATAGCGAGTATTACAACGAGCGACTGACTGAGGCGGCGAACTATCTCAGGGAAGCGGCAAAGTTCGCGGAAAATCCCACGGTGAAGCGGTACCTGAATACACGGGCAGATGCATTCCTGTCGAATGATTATTACGAGAGCGATATGGCGTGGATGGATATGGAAGATCACCTGATTGAGGTGGTGATCGGGCCGTACGAGGTATACGAGGATGCACTGTTTAATTACAAGGCGGCGTTCGAGTGTTTTATCACACTCCGGGATCCGGAGGAGAGCGCCAAGGTGGCTAAATTTGCGGAATATCTTACGGAGATGGAGCAGCATCTGCCTATCCCGGAGGAGTATAAAAATCCCGACCGCGGATCGGAATCCCCGATAGTCGTGGCCCAGGAGGTCTTTTCTGCGGGAGATACAAAAGCCGGTGTCCAGACGTTGGCGTTTAATCTCCCGAATGATGAGCGGGTCCGGAAAGCCAAGGGCTCGAAAAAGGTGCTGTTGAAAAATGTCAACGAGGCAAAATTCGATAAACTGCTCCGCCCCATCGCCGGGAAAATATTAGAGTCACAGCAGTTGGAATATGTGACATTCAATGCATTTTTCGACCACGTATTGATGCACGAAATGTCTCACGGTATCGGACCGGGGTATATCACCGTGGATGGACGTGAGACGGAAGTCCGCGATGAACTGAAAGAAACGTATTCCACTATTGAGGAGTGCAAGGCGGACATCCTTGGGATGTATAACAATATTTTTATGGTGGAAAAGGGTGAGTATCCGGAATCCATGGTCCAGGAGACCTGGGTGACGTATTTGGCCGGTATTTTTCGGTCGGCCCGGTTCGGCATCGGTTCTGCCCATGGGGCCGGGAACGCCATCATCTTTAACTATTTTCTGGATAAGGGCGCATACGAGTATGATGAATCGGCGCGGACTGTCCGCGTGAACTTTGATAAAGTCTATGAAGTGACCGAATCGCTGGCGACAACGTTATTGACGATTCAGGCGACTGGTGATTATCTCGGTGCCAAAGAATTAATCGGCACCTATGGGGTGCTCTCCCCTGAGATGGAAACTGTCATCGCAGAACTCTCCGGTGTACCGGTGGATATCAGACCGGTTTACGAATACCAACAGGAGATGATGGAATAATTCAGTGTGAATTCCCGGGTAAAGAGGCGAGTGCGTTGTCCTTCGCCGGGAAAATTCTGGTGGGAAATTCGCGTCCTTAAAACCGGGGTTCGAAGCGAGGGTTGACCACATTGTTATAAATCGATCCAAATGTATAGCTAATACCTACCCGTAAATTATATTCGTAATTTGTTGCAAGCTCCTGCTGTCGCAGAAGGACATCTTCTGAAGAAAGATTACCCTTTGCCAGGTTGATTTGATCGTTGATGATGGAGTAGCGACCGTTGATATCCAGAGAAAAACCTTCGAACAGAAAAATCTCCAGTTCAGCGTCAAACACGACACGGTTTTTCGAAAAATCGTTCAGATAGGATGAGGCTTCCAGGGTAGTCACCGTTTCCCCCCACGGCTGGGTAAATGTGACAATAGCCTCAAACCGGTTTTTAAATAGCCCCTCCTCTGTTTTATTGTACAGCGTCTCTTCAACATAATCGTAGTGGATATATCCCAATCTGTATTGAAGCCTGAATTCGCGCTGAACTGATTCCGGATAAGGGAAAATATTATATTCAATCCCTCCGAAAAATTCGTAGGAAAGATCAATATTTCGATAGGAATTGGAATTTGTCCGGAAAAACCCACCATAGGCCCAATGGTCATTAATGGTCGGGATCACGTTGCCAAATATATTCCACCATTGTCGGTTACTCGTGGCCGTTATCTCATTTCCGGCGCTATCAGTGAAGGTAAACTGTTCCTCCCGAACATGGCCGTCCGCCCGAAAATCGAGTTTGAGATCTTTGGTTACCCGTTCGGCATTCACCGCTCCAAATACCCGGTGTTCTTCCCGGGATTCTTCACCCTCAAGATCGCCAAATAATTCCAGTTCGTACACCCAATAATTCCAGGGGTCTTCCACCTCTTCTTTAATGTCGGCGGTTACATCAAGCGTGATGTTTTCGATCATTTTTGTTTTTGACACGTACGGCAACAGCCCGATTTCAATTGCCTGTACCAGTTTTTGTCGCACAGCATCGTTGGACATGGTGCTATTTGTGGAAAAAATTGTGGTATCGTTAATACCCGCAAAGCGGTTTCTTCCCAGGAAGGTAACCGTGTATTGCTCTCCACCGCCCCCGGCAGGGACGTTAGCAATCAAGACATGGACATCGGCATTTCGGCGGTCCCGGACGTAGTCCACGTAATCGATCTCTGTCCGGATATAGTCATCATCACACCGATTGCAATCGATGAACACTTTTGGGGTACGTATCATCTGAGTCTCAGATGCTTGTTGCGCCAGCGAGGGTGGAGAGAGGAAAATTAGTATCCCTGCGAGAATCGGTATAAATTTGAAGAGATTTTTTAATAAAATATTTTTTAATTTCGACCACATTCAAAAACTCCTTGGAATCATACTTTGCTTATTAAAAATTTTTCCACTAGCCTCAGGGTGCAGCCGTCGAATATTATATCTAAAGACCGATCAACCTGAAATGCCAGAGACGGTGATCGCGCTCCCTATGTCTCGATTTAATTGTAGCCTTAAGTTAATTAATTAACCGTTTAAATAGTACAAAAAGAATCTGTAGGAAAATTGTATGACAATTATCTTCATAAGATCGATAAGGGGAGAAGGGTGATCTCCAAGCCATCACATGGATAAAGTTGAGGAGGCGGTTGACCAATCTCTGTCATCAGATTCGTAGATATATAAACAAGGAGATATTACCGAAAGAATAAGCACGGATATGGAGTCAACCTGGTTCACGGAAAATTGCAATAGGATATTTTCCTGAATTTTTATAAGCTAACAAATGGTTAGAGATAGGATTGAGTGAACCGGCATCGCGGAGAAACTTCAATGCAACCTTGTAAAATTCGGTGAGTGACCAATCGGAATATACGGTAGTCATTACTGGGGGAAAGAAACATTATCACCGAATTCGTCGTCTGGTACACTTTGCGACATTGCAACAGGGTATTGAAGAAC from Candidatus Neomarinimicrobiota bacterium includes:
- a CDS encoding PAS domain S-box protein, which produces MTIQNRLTFVAGGVIGTVVVLLVIYLFSYQQISKEIQEAETLTDFANELVELNLLTAEYLTYKEPRTYRQWQAQYQDIQAQLEPVDSLLDLHIIRSTFRSLGTTFTMLDSVIRQQNRQSKASTRIQGNNLREQLVSRISSHLRIETQKLITLAITEAQTARQEVQHLHQRNQWILILLSISLIGGLGYSMYRNIRNIIQPLRNLEDKASRIELGDFETQIDIEGPPEITRVGRSLNAMRQRLVDLLRENENKVEALRRAKNRIQAQIENSPLAIIEWDAEFRVAQWTGQAEAFFGWNEAEVLGKNPEEWQFVHEKDAAEVDRIMNKLLSGENARNISTNRNYTKSSDVITCQWYNSAIYDNQGQLLSIYSIVDDITDRKEMESQLRRNLNLFSSLINNVPGGVIVEDDDHMITHVNQQFCNLTGFESPDAVIGRKGGEAFREVDDLFEEPEKFYHGIQERIQKKERVTSEEIRLTDGRILERDYVPISLGDGQNENLWLYRDITERKQAEARLKESEARFRQIAENIEEVFYITDPDKNKMLYISPGYEEVWDRPVDELYEKATAFLLYIHPEDRERVQDRLPLQKTGEFDETYRIIRPDNSIRWVRDQAYPIENEDGEVYRVVGVAQDITDLIETQQALRKSEALFRGIVENMEEGFYRTTPAGEIRMVNPQFAHMLGYDVPDKFEGQFISELDHFREYPRDEFIDTILNHGVVRNFQSTWIHRDGHEITVKENAHAVKNDQGNVLYYEGTVEDITEQKKLEQQLIQSQKVESLGQVAGGIAHDFNNVLATISGAIQMIQVQIDEGDIAHYFDMAFTAMDRGETVTDRLLTFTRSGTPQVEPVALQALLYDIQKMAEYTLPASVDVTVEKYAANDLVLAERTQLQQVLINMCINAAHAMEEQGTVTLGIRDATPEEYQTHKPETDSPYLCIEVTDTGAGMDRKTQERIFEPFFTTKEHGQGTGLGLAVAQKIITNHDGWIDVESAVGKGTTFVIGLPMTEDTVESEVPEQPIMEYTANGEQIYLIEDESPLRALLQETLESVGYTVTTAKNGQEGIERFETLESPVSLLITDLGLPDMSGEQVAATIREDYPDLPLIAITGYVDAEKDRSLKDQGFQAVLKKPFDLQEVLHTIQAVIESETP
- a CDS encoding PAS domain S-box protein, whose translation is MVYKEILLNITLLVTVSLIYGYVLRYLNVSRKRNQILSGIIFGLIAMLVMTVPVRQATGVIYDSRTIVISIAGLFSGGLSVLIASLIASAYRLWIGGIGTLPGICSIAGAALLGFAAYRLWQDQEYYRNPVLLYGFGLVVTLVMLVCQLLLPFDMALEILGDIWSPVLLFYPLGTVLLGILIADHEHRMRTHRSIRENEKRYRSLFENNHVATWLLDPETGDIVDANQAAANFYGWSRDQLRTMNVAEDINVQAPEAVKNHIRQSWQREDHYYEFQHQIADGSLVDVAIYTGFINLGGKDLLFSHIFDITESKGVQQELRESEEKFRVAFQTSPDAVNLNRLSDGFYIDINEGFTRSTGYTREDTLGKTSLELNIWNNPSDRERLVAGLQQNGVVNNLEAEFVTKDGDVRIGLMSARIMELHGESVIMSVTRDITERKRAERALRKSEERYTRIANTIPGVLYDYKRWPDGRTKFLYISPQCEEIFEYPAVEIMEDANILWNMVHPKDIGRLQEEDRLANETGQMFQSEVRIRPPSGKEKWIQLTSRPSPHKPDTPEIWSGVILDITDQKVAEEAVRESERRYSALMETAPDLIISIDMEGRINYVNSQVEAVLGYKASMVIGKQITDFMQPEDAAITREGLQSRLDGDTAIKSYELSVFNKDGESNPFEIRTVPIIKEGDPREIMIIARDIRDREKLEAQLRQAQKMDAIGRLAGGIAHDFNNKLTVILGQVEFALTHVNQADSLYQKLIMIKQSAKDSADLTRQLLAFARKQNTIPKMLDLNETVSGMLSMLHRIIGEDIDLGWYPGANLWPVHLDPGQIDQILANLLVNARDAIEGIGKVTIETQNASFTPEYCEEAPGFSPGDYVMLAVSDTGHGMGKATVKQIFEPFFTTKPQGKGTGLGLSTVYGIIKQNDGFINVYSEPGEGTTFKIYFTRYEGKQEVESEQKPEGSVQRGNETILLVEDDPAILKLGTVMLNELGYEVIPANSGEEALLKARDFQSRIHLLLTDVIMPEMNGRDLADQLQSSYPAMKILFMSGYTADIIAHKGVMEEGVHFLQKPFMHDTLAQKVREILDG
- a CDS encoding NrtA/SsuA/CpmA family ABC transporter substrate-binding protein, giving the protein MRSFKYTEPIVLLLSLMMGLFGCQERPPPTEVRVGTNPYLGDLATYVALEQGYFSDQGLQIDLVKQPSGVKALTLLFQQEVDIAHVADLPIAYIALNPTKYTNTSPPPIYIFADLIYSTHLQGILTRTDHGITSPADLPGKRIGMDMNTSLEYMFDTFLLENNLTREEMELVDLNVNRSADSLLAGSIDAMASWQPYLYETEKQLGQKALRMDPVLNYRIAWLATTTQAFAERNPEVLIRYLEALQSANQYIKRHPDSAMGTLAHHTGVDTSVIRGIWNIVDYQLSLSEPLISTLEDQARWILRNDGQVPHDSIPDFTKFIYFNAMESVHPEGITIIR